A region from the Toxotes jaculatrix isolate fToxJac2 chromosome 2, fToxJac2.pri, whole genome shotgun sequence genome encodes:
- the tmem115 gene encoding transmembrane protein 115 — MNRYLPVARQHFLAALASTSVVVKSISAVVVLLYLLSWAVNTPYALGVTPGFLFPPNFWVWTLVTHGVVEQHVWGVAANVGTVMACGRLLEPLWGALELLIFFAVVNVSAGLLAGLSYLLTYVATFDLDFLFAVRVHGAAGFLGGVLVALKQTMGDTTVLRVPQVRLKAAPALVLLLLALLRLSGLLDSSAPLAAYSYGALSGWVYLRFYQRHSRGRGDMSDHFAFASFFPEALQPAVGLLAGLVHSALVKIKVCRKMVKRYDVGAPSSITITLPGTDPQDAERRRQLALKALNERLKRVEDQSAWPSMDDEEDEDEDEVRTDTQPLLSGGRDPSSSTLRPAGGSVGVSLTSTSSSSMSQSGGAPSTGGAQHPESSIISFEDAPSRS; from the exons ATGAATCGTTACCTCCCGGTGGCACGGCAGCACTTCCTGGCTGCCCTTGCCAGCACCAGTGTGGTGGTAAAAAGTATAAGTGCTGTGGTGGTACTCCTTTATCTGTTGTCATGGGCTGTCAACACTCCATACGCACTGGGGGTGACCCCAGGTTTCCTCTTTCCACCTAACTTCTGGGTGTGGACTCTGGTGACCCACGGGGTGGTGGAGCAGCATGTCTGGGGTGTGGCAGCCAATGTGGGGACTGTTATGGCCTGTGGGCGCCTGCTGGAGCCTTTGTGGGGCGCTCTGGAGCTCCTGATCTTTTTCGCAGTGGTTAATGTGTCTGCAGGCCTCCTGGCAGGCCTCTCCTACCTCCTCACCTATGTGGCCACCTTTGACCTGGACTTCCTGTTTGCCGTGCGTGTCCATGGAGCAGCCGGGTTCCTGGGAGGTGTCCTGGTGGCACTAAAGCAGACCATGGGGGATACTACAGTGCTCAGAGTGCCACAG GTGAGACTCAAAGCAGCGCCGGCTttggtcctcctcctcctggcctTACTGCGCCTCTCCGGGCTGCTCGACAGCTCTGCACCGCTGGCTGCGTACAGCTACGGCGCCCTGTCCGGCTGGGTCTACCTTCGCTTCTACCAGAGGCACAGCCGGGGCCGCGGGGACATGTCAGACCACTTTGCCTTTGCAAGTTTCTTCCCTGAGgcactgcagccagctgtggGGCTGCTGGCAGGGCTGGTCCACTCCGCCCTGGTGAAGATAAAGGTGTGCAGGAAGATGGTGAAGAGATACGACGTGGGGGCTCCCTCCTCCATCACGATCACCCTGCCAGGGACCGACCCACAGGACGccgagaggaggag ACAACTGGCTCTCAAAGCTCTCAACGAACGTCTAAAGCGCGTGGAGGACCAGTCGGCTTGGCCCAGCATGGACGACGAAGAAGACGAGGACGAGGACGAGGTCAGAACTGACACACAGCCACTCCTCTCAGGCGGGCGggacccctcctcctccacgtTGAGACCAGCGGGAGGATCTGTCGGCGTCTCactcacctccacctcctcatcctcgaTGTCACAGAGCGGTGGAGCACCATCCACAGGTGGAGCACAACACCCAGAGTCCAGCATTATCAGCTTCGAGGACGCACCTTCTAGATCGTAA